aaaCGTTTGAGCTCCAATTtcacttaaagttaaaaatataaataaaataattaattgcatcccgaaaaaattctgtagcactatatcctatatggaatgaaggactgattgcgcttgacccaaaggcaaaattaattattttatattattttttgtgttaattagacttatgcatacacgattaaacactaattattgttcaaatgatgaatatcatttatactctgtcggcggtggagcatctttaactcaaaGTACTTGTGTACACGAGTCCAATTTCTTCCTTTTGTCATTGttagatgatttctgtaacttttttattacaaattaagaatattgatatatatgttaaattttataattacaggactcattggctagtcatctgaagcagaatcataattgttgaagactggagattatcaggattactttggaagcagtgaaatgattctaaggatgactaccaggcatatattaaactagctgcgacaacatacatgtagctctggacAACAAGCATATGGATTGGCGCTTCTCATTCGCATTGTTTCGTAATgccaattaaaacacaaaaatacaaaaaagtaaatccaGTATATTTGCAACTTTTGCAAAGAGTTGTCACCATTTGACATACTGCCGATTGTTATCAATCTGTGGAGAGATAGAaggtgtttaaacttttaacttcacAGACTGACTCACGTGTTagtctttctgttttgttgtaaaattcaaacaaacaaaaaagagttttcttggcttgaatgaaacacactatatatgttCTGACAGACGGTCATTATCAGAACTACAATTCTGTCCCATTGACTGTAATTTTGCAAAAAATAAAGTGATGACAACATTAGCGAGTGTCGAGTAACtttgcatttagatatatatagaaatatcctacatttataatataaactgataatttatttacccatcatcacgcctgaattatcattactacaatgtatatttcaatgattcacatctgtgacacggccatataagtacattgtatatggaatgacattcatttatttgctacaacagaaacatattaaacagttttacttgttgactttgtgcagtgtgttcaccaaaatgacacaaattttaACGCTTCTGGTGACATAGCCCACTGGTTTTTCCCATTTGTTGATGcctctatcaaatgtttttacaactgtttctgatcttgttaccaatatatgtataatacagttgtaagtaatgtgacattaacaacaagttgccaataatgtgtgattacatgtacgttaatttcatattcataacataattaaatggggaaaaaaacctttaaaacataacaaaaaaagtatttattttagtacataaacataaaaaccgatcattgatttacaaggtcaaggggagtaacttgtacatgacaatttcaaaattgactagggtacacgaaattcggcagtccggaaaatttgtaatctgggcggtttaggctgggaacaaaggtgtccagattatcgagggtccaatgtacatgtcaatgtatacaaataacacactgattttgagaatggttgttttaatatgctgttaagaattctcagtgtccattttatgcattatatagagacagtatcatactgaatctaactttgatatgacttttcttcaatattgcagcaaagtatcaagaactgctctttacttactaatatgcctgaatacattgtgtgtatcacagaagagaactagaaaaaataatgtattgtgatgttatttcatgtttgtattaaagtatttttgaataaacataattcaaaacaattcagttttgattttgatgcagtaaccaattatttaaatgaacatttgaaccttagtttttgtcatttcatttcttctcttgaaaattatctaattaattgccTTTTGCCCTTTCCTCCTGTAACAGATCTGTACCACATAGTTCATcggaaaaaaaatacttgtatattatatgcattgcacatagttccttataaatgaggtctgtaaacaacatttgcagcataagccatgaactttgtaaaaatgccatcaagggatatccatgtgtcagattatactttatactttcttcttaatggagtcttaatgtttcccttgttgtcattttactgcAGATTGTTATTAGCTGTAGGTCTGTCACatgacactgactgtaaatatttgttgaattcaagataggttcaaagttcaaatctaaaggaaattttctagcattttcttaaaatcttctcataatttttagatTCATCTTTTGATATGAGGAGGAATGGTTGTCTGCAATCTCAACAATTtatccaaaattaattaaatgaatacttggaagataaataacccaacttgataatgacatgggacttgcaagaaaatacacaccctaaaatgttactaatgacatatttgccttctttgaactaaaattttgttacatcaatgctttttcagttcagtacttacagtactttgattgcTTATAAGCAATGGCGGttaaagaaaacatatatacttaataatgaaattcattttcttttatagGTGGGGTAGATGGGGCATCATGGGGAATTCCAACAGCCACAAGCGGACTGGATGTACCAACAAAATGGAGCATTGGTCATTGATCCAGACCACACCAGCAACAGAGATCCTACAGTCCTGTTCCTATGGACGATGGATAAAGTCCCAACGCACCATTTGTGGGTACGCAGATTATGCTGACTTCACTACTTGTCGTGAGTCCAGAAGAAGGTGTGGAGTTCTTGCTAAACCCGACACCACATGTGGACGATATTTTGTTCCAAGTTTCAAATCCAAGTCCGAGTTGCTCATTGTTGAAAAACAGAAATGGTATGTTGGTAACTTCAAACTGCCACGTGTACCTGTTCCAGATCCCCAATGGGTTCGCCATTCTCAACATAATCGGAATCGGAGGGAGTGCAGTGTAATTGCATACATCAACGGTCTCATCATCGTTCAGATTAACACCAACAGGTATTATCTATCGCCCAAGTTCTATATACTGGACATCGAAACAGGTCAGGTGGTCGGCCACTTTCTCATGTTCTATCACTGTAGGAGATGGTATGAGAGTTATATTTCACCTAACAAACAAAGGATTCTCTTACGTCCGGACAGTCTCACTCGGGTTGTAGCTCTACCGGACAATTACCTGTTAGAAAATGTCTACATTAATCCCATTACCAGCTACTCCAGCCTGTCTGTTGGAACTATCCCGCCCATATTCCGTGCCCATGTTGTGACATTTAACGCTTTAGCCGGTGACAACGCTATTGTTATGGCATCTCAAAAAGATCTGGAAATTCGCTCCATTGATTCATGGGATATCCTTTATGGTGTTCAAAATCTTGACCTGCCCACCAACATACAACAGATAAAGTCTAGTCCCCTTGGGGACTTCATAGCACTACGCTGTGTTCATCCTGTTCATTGCAAAGAGTACAGTGTCAACGTCATCGCTTTGCTCAACTTTCGAACTCTTGACATTTTGTTCAAAGTGGATGTGTGTGGCTGTTATTGGCCTGTATCAGAGGTCATCAATCTCCAAGTCTTCCCATATTTCTCTCCCAGTGAGGCATCCATATCACTTATGAAGAATTGCACCTATCATCGTAAAGTGGTCACATACAAACTTCCAATAGCCCGCTTGAACCTGCAGTACCTGTGTCGGAGGGCAATCCTACATCTGACAAACTTCAGAGATCTGGGCAAACTTCCTCTTCCAAAAACTATCATCAGCTTTCTCCAGGGTAAACCATTAGCCCAAAAGGAGAAGCCATTTTGAAGTTCCCCTTGCTACACAAAGACTTAGATTTTGTCTAAGAATACTCCGACTGTCATTGTCAGGTTTTATGTGCAACATGAAGATTTTGATGTTCATTACCAGAGTAATACTGCCATTCTGAGGTTGCACTTGCTACATGAAGATTTGATACGCTTTACACAGAACACTGACATCCAAACAAATGTACTAATATTTATTTCCGACGAATGGAGAGACATGAAGAAGCAATGTATAAGAAGACATATCCTTTGAAAGTAGTCTGGTTATCATTGATTAAATTCTATAATTACAATAAAtgcaagtaatatttaaatgttaccACTTTTTCAGAAATCCACTAGACGCTGCTCTACTGCAGTTTGTAAAGAAGGGTCTCATGGGGTCGTAGGTTTATTATTAgttatcaaatatcaataattacgTATAGTACAGCCGATGTTAATTCTTCTTAAACAGATATGAgtaatttcatttattctatTTGTTATTAGATATGCATCAGTACTTACATTGATGTCGGTACCTACCAGGCATGTATTAGTAATTATGTCTCCTCTTGGAGTGGATGTTGGAAAAATGCATAAAGTCAATTCCTGCTTTTCCAATTGATAATAAAAACTTTTCGGATTTTGAATACACAATTAATTTCGATAATCATGTCATTTTTAAAAAACATGCCACCTATTAAGATATCACGACAGATGCTATATACCTGATTCATCTTAAGATGTTGTGCAGTGCAATATAGTTAGTATAAGCCCAGACCCAAAGCCAAGACATGTGCCAAAATGTCTTTCAATTCATTGGTTAAGGGAATAAGGGTAAAGCCAATGGTCTGATGTCCAAACCATTATGGAGGGGAGAGTTACATTCTAATCTAAAAGAGATATATACCAGGTAGATGTGTCTTGATTTGAGATGTTGAAATAATAGTATGATTTATCTTCTGTTTAGGAAATAGTTTTACACTTGTCATAGATGAGACATTGTCTCGTGATGAAACACGTGAAGTTAACGACACGTGAAGTTGTTAGTCACATATGTTTCTCTCTACTACATACAATCTATAACCCACATCCACGTTTATATGTTAATCCGGAATTCATTTTTGCTAAAGCTAAACTTAACATGCCACACCATTAGTCACAGTCCTTAGTCTTGAATATATGATACGGTATGGTAACTTTGAATCATTGTATATTTTGAGCCATGCATGTTCGTGCAGTACTTTGAAATCAGAGtttcaatgtattttaatgttcataataattacgtgtatgtatcataattataaaccAAAGGTAGCTA
This genomic window from Argopecten irradians isolate NY chromosome 4, Ai_NY, whole genome shotgun sequence contains:
- the LOC138321641 gene encoding uncharacterized protein; the protein is MGNSNSHKRTGCTNKMEHWSLIQTTPATEILQSCSYGRWIKSQRTICGYADYADFTTCRESRRRCGVLAKPDTTCGRYFVPSFKSKSELLIVEKQKWYVGNFKLPRVPVPDPQWVRHSQHNRNRRECSVIAYINGLIIVQINTNRYYLSPKFYILDIETGQVVGHFLMFYHCRRWYESYISPNKQRILLRPDSLTRVVALPDNYLLENVYINPITSYSSLSVGTIPPIFRAHVVTFNALAGDNAIVMASQKDLEIRSIDSWDILYGVQNLDLPTNIQQIKSSPLGDFIALRCVHPVHCKEYSVNVIALLNFRTLDILFKVDVCGCYWPVSEVINLQVFPYFSPSEASISLMKNCTYHRKVVTYKLPIARLNLQYLCRRAILHLTNFRDLGKLPLPKTIISFLQGKPLAQKEKPF